In one Streptomyces sp. NBC_01288 genomic region, the following are encoded:
- a CDS encoding DUF3533 domain-containing protein, giving the protein MTETPGAGTSRTSFFGEVKDAVTLRAGLLVVGVVALQLLFIASYVGALHNPKPRDVSFGVVAPQVTAEQTVARLKRLPGSPLDPRAVSDAATARRQILDRDIDGALVIDPRGTTDTLLVATGGGTVLATTLETITATLERTEQRTVRTVDVAPASSQDFDGLSSFYLVVGWCVGGYLCASILAISTGARPANPRRAVIRLVTMALVAIVGGLGGAVIVGPVLGALPGSVMAFWGLGALITFAVGAATLALQGVFGVVGIGLAILLVVIAGNPSAGGAFPLPLLPPFWNAIGPALPPGAGTWVARSIAYFKGSAVTGPLLVLSAWALAGIVVTLLAATLRRKHEDLLDRPGLSDPSATLDA; this is encoded by the coding sequence ATGACAGAGACCCCGGGTGCCGGTACGTCCCGTACGTCCTTCTTCGGTGAGGTGAAGGACGCGGTCACCCTGCGGGCCGGCCTGCTCGTCGTCGGTGTGGTCGCGCTTCAGCTGCTCTTCATCGCCTCCTACGTAGGGGCGCTGCACAATCCGAAGCCCCGGGATGTGTCTTTCGGGGTCGTCGCCCCGCAGGTCACGGCCGAGCAGACGGTGGCCCGGCTGAAGCGGCTGCCCGGCTCACCGCTCGACCCGCGCGCGGTGTCCGACGCGGCGACCGCGCGGAGGCAGATCCTGGACCGTGACATCGACGGCGCCCTCGTCATCGACCCGCGCGGCACCACGGACACGCTCCTGGTCGCCACCGGCGGCGGCACCGTCCTCGCGACCACCCTGGAGACCATCACCGCCACCCTGGAGAGGACCGAGCAGCGCACGGTCCGGACGGTGGACGTGGCGCCGGCCTCGTCCCAGGACTTCGACGGGCTGTCGTCGTTCTACCTGGTCGTCGGCTGGTGTGTCGGCGGCTATCTGTGCGCCTCGATCCTGGCGATCAGCACCGGCGCCCGGCCCGCCAACCCGCGCCGCGCGGTGATCCGGCTGGTCACCATGGCGCTGGTCGCGATCGTCGGTGGTCTCGGCGGCGCGGTGATCGTCGGGCCGGTCCTGGGCGCGCTGCCGGGCAGTGTCATGGCGTTCTGGGGGCTCGGCGCGCTGATCACGTTCGCCGTGGGAGCGGCGACCCTGGCCCTCCAGGGGGTCTTCGGGGTCGTGGGCATCGGTCTCGCGATCCTGCTGGTGGTGATCGCGGGCAACCCGAGCGCGGGCGGTGCCTTCCCGCTGCCGCTGCTGCCGCCGTTCTGGAACGCGATCGGGCCCGCCCTGCCACCGGGCGCCGGCACCTGGGTGGCGCGCTCGATCGCCTACTTCAAGGGCAGCGCCGTCACCGGCCCGCTGCTCGTCCTGTCGGCCTGGGCACTCGCCGGGATCGTGGTCACCCTGCTGGCGGCGACGCTGCGCCGGAAGCACGAGGACCTCCTGGACCGACCGGGACTGTCAGACCCGTCTGCAACCCTGGACGCATGA
- a CDS encoding DNA polymerase III subunit alpha — protein sequence MAGFAHLHVASGYSARYGASHPEQLVRRAVGQGMTALTLTDRDTVTGAVRFAQACAGTAVRPIFGIDLAVEALAPPPPVQRPRTPARGGAHVVEPPLRFVLLAQDRAGWARLCRITSAAHEGALSGAAPVVPWEALRAYGGPGLTVLLGPLSEPVRALSVGREDVAMKLLAPWREIFGKGVRLEAVAQNRFGTAPGSLRLAARTLALADRTRTTAVLSNAVRYADPAQHRLADVLDAARLLRPIDRRRLDSGQRWLKDEREMTVVARMIAECAGADVRRARRLLADTANTAAGCAVDPAADLGLGTPHFPEPSLFGAGPETGGAAGLLRLRSEEGLARRGLDRDRAARDRLEEELAVISHWNYDAYFLAVGQVVADIRAKGIRVAARGSGAGSLVCHALDIATANPLDHSLLFERFLSTRRESLPDIDIDVESARRLECYDTIFERFGKERVAVTAMPETYRARRALRDTGLALGIAPADVDRIAKSFPHLRASDITSALAELPELRQLAGEAGRFGPLWELAEGLDSLVHGMAMHPCGVVISDATLLDRLPVQPTPQGDYPMAMAAKEEIEALGNIKLDVLGVRMQSAMAHAVTEIERATGNRIDLDDPQQVPLDDVFAFKLIQESQTLGLFQLESPGQQDLLSRLQPRDVQDVIADISLFRPGPVAGGMPERYIAARHGGTPVYAHRDLEPVLADTYGVTIWHEQIIDTLHVLTGCERAFAEITRRALGDKEQLPRIKDWFHEKARARGYSAAVRDEVWKTVEAFGAYGFCRAHAVAFAVPALQSAWLKAHHPAFLLAGLLEHDPGMWPKRVLVSDARRRGVPILSVDINRSRVKHTVEMTEKEEWGVRLALSGVRGISEEECARIEEGQPYGSLSDFWQRGRPSRPVAERLAEIGALACLHDGRLTRRDLLLQIAELHRQSRNRTAGAGQLPMDTGAVGGVEPSGLPEMTGREALSAELGTLGIDVSRHLMEHHHRLLREIGATDAAHLAELRAGQQVLVAGVRASTQTPPIASGKRIIFVTLEDGSGLVDLAFFEDSHPACAYTVFHSGLLLVRGTVQVRGTRRTVVGSMAWDLDEIAGARRDDGPEAALALLGADRPHPTPAQPQRTLANGTTGARLHPYADLQPAGTRSADLKKFGHRSPGSAG from the coding sequence ATGGCGGGCTTCGCCCATCTGCACGTCGCGTCCGGTTACTCCGCCCGCTACGGCGCCTCCCACCCCGAACAGCTCGTCCGGCGGGCGGTCGGGCAGGGCATGACGGCGCTCACGCTCACCGACCGGGACACGGTCACCGGCGCCGTTCGCTTCGCGCAGGCGTGCGCCGGAACAGCGGTCCGGCCGATCTTCGGCATCGACCTGGCGGTGGAGGCCCTCGCACCCCCGCCGCCCGTACAGCGCCCGCGCACCCCCGCCCGCGGTGGCGCGCACGTGGTCGAGCCGCCCCTGCGGTTCGTGCTGCTCGCCCAGGACCGGGCGGGCTGGGCGCGGCTGTGCCGCATCACGTCGGCGGCGCACGAGGGTGCCCTGTCCGGTGCGGCGCCGGTGGTGCCGTGGGAGGCGCTGCGCGCGTACGGCGGCCCCGGACTGACCGTGCTGCTCGGGCCACTCTCGGAGCCCGTGCGGGCGCTGTCGGTGGGCCGGGAGGACGTCGCGATGAAGCTGCTGGCGCCCTGGCGGGAGATCTTCGGGAAGGGGGTCCGCTTGGAGGCCGTAGCGCAGAATCGTTTCGGCACGGCTCCGGGCTCCCTGCGGCTGGCCGCCCGCACCCTCGCCCTGGCCGACCGCACCCGCACCACCGCCGTGCTCTCCAACGCCGTCCGCTACGCCGACCCCGCCCAGCACCGCCTCGCCGACGTCCTGGACGCGGCACGCCTGCTGCGCCCGATCGATCGGCGCCGGCTGGACAGCGGGCAGCGCTGGCTCAAGGACGAGAGGGAGATGACGGTCGTGGCCCGGATGATCGCCGAGTGCGCGGGAGCGGACGTCCGCCGGGCCCGCCGGCTGCTGGCGGACACCGCGAACACCGCGGCCGGGTGTGCCGTCGACCCGGCCGCCGACCTCGGCCTCGGCACCCCGCACTTCCCGGAACCGTCGCTCTTCGGCGCCGGACCGGAGACGGGCGGCGCGGCCGGGCTGCTGCGCCTGAGGTCGGAGGAGGGCCTGGCGCGACGCGGCCTCGACCGTGACCGGGCGGCACGCGACCGGCTGGAGGAGGAACTCGCCGTCATCTCCCACTGGAACTACGACGCGTACTTCCTCGCCGTCGGCCAGGTCGTCGCCGACATCCGGGCCAAGGGCATCCGGGTCGCCGCGCGCGGCTCCGGCGCCGGCTCGCTGGTCTGCCACGCGCTGGACATCGCCACCGCCAACCCGCTCGACCACAGCCTGCTGTTCGAACGCTTCCTGAGCACCCGCCGCGAATCGCTGCCCGACATCGACATCGACGTGGAGTCCGCCCGCCGCCTGGAGTGCTACGACACGATCTTCGAACGGTTCGGGAAGGAGCGGGTGGCGGTCACCGCGATGCCCGAGACCTACCGCGCGCGCAGGGCACTGCGCGACACCGGCCTCGCGCTCGGCATCGCCCCGGCCGACGTCGACCGGATCGCCAAGAGCTTCCCGCACCTGCGTGCCTCCGACATCACGAGCGCGCTCGCCGAACTGCCCGAACTACGCCAACTGGCAGGCGAGGCAGGTCGGTTCGGGCCGCTGTGGGAACTGGCCGAGGGCCTCGACTCCCTGGTCCACGGCATGGCCATGCACCCCTGCGGCGTGGTCATCAGCGACGCCACTCTCCTGGACCGGCTGCCGGTGCAGCCCACCCCGCAGGGCGACTACCCCATGGCGATGGCCGCGAAGGAGGAGATCGAAGCGCTCGGCAACATCAAACTCGACGTCCTCGGCGTACGCATGCAGTCCGCGATGGCCCACGCCGTCACCGAGATCGAACGCGCCACCGGCAATCGCATCGACCTCGACGACCCCCAACAGGTGCCGCTCGACGACGTGTTCGCCTTCAAGCTCATCCAGGAGAGCCAGACGCTGGGCCTGTTCCAACTGGAATCCCCCGGCCAGCAGGACCTGTTGTCCCGGCTCCAACCCCGCGACGTGCAGGACGTCATCGCCGACATCAGCCTCTTCCGCCCCGGCCCGGTCGCCGGCGGGATGCCCGAGCGCTATATCGCCGCGCGTCATGGCGGTACGCCGGTGTATGCGCACCGGGACCTCGAACCCGTGCTCGCCGACACCTACGGCGTGACTATCTGGCACGAGCAGATCATCGACACCCTGCATGTGCTGACCGGCTGCGAACGGGCCTTCGCGGAGATCACCCGGCGGGCGCTGGGCGACAAGGAGCAACTGCCCCGGATCAAGGACTGGTTCCACGAGAAGGCACGCGCGCGTGGCTACAGCGCGGCCGTCCGGGACGAGGTCTGGAAGACCGTCGAGGCCTTCGGGGCGTACGGCTTCTGCCGCGCCCACGCGGTCGCCTTCGCCGTACCGGCCTTGCAGAGTGCCTGGTTGAAGGCGCACCACCCGGCGTTCCTGCTGGCCGGGTTGCTCGAACACGACCCCGGGATGTGGCCCAAGCGCGTCCTGGTCTCCGACGCCCGCCGGCGCGGTGTGCCGATCCTGTCCGTCGACATCAACCGCTCCCGGGTGAAGCACACCGTGGAGATGACCGAGAAGGAGGAGTGGGGCGTGCGACTCGCGCTGTCCGGGGTGCGCGGTATCAGCGAGGAGGAGTGCGCGCGGATCGAGGAGGGGCAGCCGTACGGATCGCTGTCGGACTTCTGGCAGCGGGGCCGTCCCAGCAGACCGGTCGCCGAACGCCTCGCGGAGATCGGCGCGTTGGCCTGTCTGCACGACGGTCGCCTCACCCGGCGTGATCTGCTGCTCCAGATCGCCGAGTTGCACCGGCAGTCCCGCAACCGGACCGCGGGGGCCGGCCAACTGCCCATGGACACGGGGGCCGTTGGGGGAGTGGAGCCGAGCGGGTTGCCGGAGATGACCGGACGCGAGGCGCTGAGCGCCGAGTTGGGCACCCTCGGTATCGACGTCTCCCGGCATCTGATGGAGCATCACCACCGGCTGCTGCGCGAGATCGGCGCGACGGACGCGGCGCACCTGGCCGAACTGCGCGCGGGGCAGCAGGTGTTGGTCGCCGGGGTGCGGGCCTCGACGCAGACCCCGCCGATCGCGAGCGGCAAGCGGATCATCTTCGTCACCCTGGAGGACGGCTCGGGCCTGGTCGACCTCGCCTTCTTCGAGGACTCCCATCCGGCCTGCGCGTACACCGTCTTCCACAGCGGGCTGCTGCTGGTGCGCGGCACGGTCCAGGTGCGCGGCACCCGTCGTACCGTCGTCGGTTCCATGGCCTGGGACCTGGACGAGATCGCGGGCGCCCGCCGGGACGACGGTCCCGAGGCGGCGCTCGCTCTCCTGGGCGCCGACCGCCCGCATCCGACGCCCGCCCAGCCCCAACGCACCCTCGCCAACGGCACCACAGGCGCCCGCCTCCACCCCTACGCCGACCTCCAGCCCGCGGGCACCCGCTCGGCCGACCTGAAGAAGTTCGGCCACCGCAGCCCGGGGAGTGCGGGATGA
- a CDS encoding DNA polymerase Y family protein: MTTRRRHIAHFHLHAALSEARYDDIIELVSGITPHVQAIPPNALQVDLTSALRYFDMSAYDAVQTVKMRLKALYDIDSSAGLAGNRMLAAMAADASAPGDTTWVPTGEAADWLYPRPVTALPGIGRATADTLHRYGLHTIGQIGDLPPATLQRLLGAGQARLLTERARGHDPRPVVPAEPAAQLAADLVLSRDCLDPAQHHRAVLGLADRIGQRLRGERKFAGRLTLTVRYADRSSTTRTRVLPEPTDHSPAVAATALGLLTSLGLQRARVRAFALRADDLRPASCAYRQLSMDPGDARARAVEAAADRARRRFGQEAVRPAALAD; this comes from the coding sequence ATGACCACGCGTCGGCGGCACATCGCCCACTTCCATCTGCATGCCGCGCTGAGCGAGGCTCGGTACGACGACATAATCGAACTGGTGTCCGGGATCACGCCCCACGTCCAGGCCATCCCGCCCAACGCCCTTCAGGTGGACCTGACTTCGGCGCTCCGGTACTTCGACATGTCTGCCTACGACGCGGTCCAGACGGTGAAGATGAGACTGAAGGCCCTCTACGACATCGACAGCAGCGCCGGCCTCGCGGGCAACCGCATGCTGGCGGCGATGGCGGCCGACGCGTCCGCCCCGGGGGACACCACCTGGGTGCCCACCGGGGAAGCGGCCGACTGGCTGTACCCCCGGCCGGTCACCGCGCTGCCCGGGATCGGCCGTGCCACGGCGGACACGCTGCACCGATACGGCCTGCACACCATCGGCCAGATCGGCGACCTGCCTCCGGCGACCCTGCAACGACTCCTCGGCGCGGGCCAGGCACGGCTGTTGACCGAGCGCGCCCGCGGCCACGACCCCCGCCCGGTCGTCCCCGCGGAACCGGCGGCGCAGCTTGCCGCTGACCTGGTCCTGAGCCGGGACTGCCTGGACCCGGCCCAACACCACCGGGCCGTCCTGGGACTTGCCGACCGGATCGGCCAACGCCTGCGCGGAGAAAGGAAGTTCGCGGGCCGACTCACCCTCACGGTGAGATACGCCGACCGCAGCTCCACCACGCGTACGCGGGTGCTGCCGGAACCCACCGACCACTCACCCGCCGTCGCCGCCACCGCCCTGGGCCTGTTGACCTCTCTGGGATTGCAGCGGGCGCGGGTCCGGGCCTTTGCGCTCCGCGCCGACGACCTGCGGCCGGCGAGCTGTGCCTACCGTCAACTCTCCATGGATCCCGGGGACGCCCGCGCCCGCGCGGTCGAAGCCGCCGCGGACCGGGCCCGGCGGCGTTTCGGGCAGGAGGCGGTACGCCCGGCGGCGCTGGCGGACTGA
- a CDS encoding alpha/beta fold hydrolase has product MTFSRRQFSALGAGVAAATLSGVPAAGATTRGSGPAVRNVVLVHGAYADGSSWAKVIPLLQAAGMNVTAVQNPLTSLAADVAATNFALARQDGPTILVAHSYGGTVISETGLAPNVAGLVYVAARAPEAGEDYAALSANFPTPPVTAGIVTSGGFKWIGRSAFLKDFANGVPRKEALVLYAAQGLLSTAAPTTSVAAWHRKPSWYAVSKDDRTIDPELERFMARRMNATTIEVDSGHLSLVTHPEVITRLILRAAANS; this is encoded by the coding sequence ATGACATTCAGCCGCCGTCAGTTCTCCGCGCTCGGCGCGGGAGTCGCAGCAGCCACGCTTTCCGGCGTCCCGGCAGCCGGGGCGACGACCCGTGGCTCCGGGCCCGCGGTGCGCAACGTCGTACTCGTGCACGGCGCCTACGCGGACGGCTCCTCCTGGGCGAAGGTCATCCCGCTGCTACAGGCGGCGGGCATGAACGTCACCGCCGTACAGAATCCGCTGACGTCCCTCGCCGCCGACGTCGCCGCCACGAACTTCGCGCTGGCCCGGCAGGACGGCCCCACGATCCTGGTCGCGCACTCCTACGGCGGCACCGTCATCTCCGAGACCGGGCTCGCACCGAACGTCGCCGGGCTCGTCTACGTCGCCGCCCGTGCCCCGGAGGCCGGTGAGGACTACGCCGCGCTCTCCGCGAACTTCCCCACCCCGCCGGTCACCGCCGGGATCGTCACCTCGGGCGGATTCAAGTGGATCGGCCGGTCGGCGTTCCTCAAGGACTTCGCCAACGGCGTGCCCAGGAAGGAAGCCCTCGTGCTCTACGCGGCCCAAGGGCTGCTCTCGACCGCCGCACCCACCACGAGCGTCGCCGCCTGGCACCGGAAGCCGTCCTGGTACGCGGTCTCGAAGGACGACCGCACCATCGACCCCGAACTCGAACGCTTCATGGCCCGGCGCATGAACGCCACGACCATCGAGGTCGACTCCGGCCACCTGTCGCTCGTGACACACCCGGAAGTGATCACCAGGCTCATCCTGCGCGCCGCGGCGAACAGTTGA
- a CDS encoding TetR/AcrR family transcriptional regulator has protein sequence MGLREIKMERTRQLIADTAIALFSEQGFDATTVDQIAAAAEVGPRTVYRYYPTKEALVVRFTEDTLNTALEELRALPEEVPLPQALFEVVDSVRRTIEGDSERRKVVYQIIVRTRSLHAELRAVNWLWRESLAEEIGRRTGGRTTDMVAALAAANIAAVVEIAVAEWAGGEDPAALGLAIEHALELLRTGDVPLPAPGPGGPDAV, from the coding sequence GTGGGACTTCGAGAGATCAAGATGGAGCGGACCCGTCAGCTCATCGCGGACACGGCCATCGCGCTCTTCAGCGAGCAGGGGTTCGACGCCACGACGGTCGATCAGATCGCCGCCGCGGCGGAGGTCGGCCCCCGGACGGTGTACCGCTACTACCCGACCAAGGAAGCGCTCGTCGTCCGCTTCACCGAGGACACCCTGAACACCGCGCTTGAGGAACTGCGCGCTCTGCCCGAGGAAGTCCCGCTGCCGCAGGCCCTGTTCGAGGTGGTCGACAGTGTCCGGCGGACCATCGAGGGCGACTCGGAGCGGCGCAAGGTCGTCTACCAGATCATCGTCCGGACCCGGTCCCTCCACGCCGAGCTGCGTGCCGTGAACTGGCTGTGGCGCGAGAGCCTCGCGGAGGAGATCGGCCGGCGCACCGGAGGCCGTACCACCGACATGGTCGCGGCCCTCGCCGCCGCGAACATCGCGGCCGTCGTCGAGATCGCGGTCGCGGAGTGGGCGGGCGGTGAGGATCCCGCCGCCCTGGGCCTGGCCATCGAGCACGCTCTCGAACTTCTCCGTACCGGCGATGTCCCCCTTCCGGCGCCCGGCCCGGGTGGGCCGGACGCGGTATGA
- a CDS encoding MFS transporter, giving the protein MSTSPKPLTDEEETAAPPPPVPVAAEDASDRRRWWVLIVIAIAQLMVVLDVTIVNIAMPSAQRDLGFSDGSRQWIVTAYALAFGSLLLLGGRLADLFGRKIAFLVGIAGFAGSSALAGAAPNFEVLVTGRVMQGLFGALLAPAALAVLNVTFTTAKDRARAFGVFGAIGGAGGAFGLLLGGLLTEHLNWRWTLYVNLVFAVIAFTGGLALMRKGAPAVRPKLDLPGTVLGSAGLFGLVYGFANAETYDWSSPMTWAPLAAAVLLLAAFAWWQTRATHPLLPLRVLADRTRGASFLVMAIASAGLFGVSLFLTYYLQSSRGFSPVRTGLAFLPMMGSLMVVAQLSISVLLPKIGPKILVPLGLLTSATGLALLTALDLNSGYATGVLPGLLLIGSGIGLSLPPAMSLSIHGIRVEDAGVGSAAVNTMQQVGGAIGTALLNTLAASAATAYLVGRTPTRATVAQARLHSYSTAYWWSAGLFVAGAVIAALMFRKGRPESGEPSAPIVHM; this is encoded by the coding sequence ATGTCCACATCGCCCAAGCCCCTGACCGACGAAGAGGAAACGGCGGCACCCCCGCCGCCGGTCCCCGTCGCGGCCGAAGACGCGTCCGACCGTCGTCGCTGGTGGGTGCTGATCGTGATCGCGATCGCCCAGCTGATGGTCGTGCTGGACGTCACGATCGTGAACATCGCGATGCCGTCCGCGCAGCGCGACCTGGGTTTCAGCGACGGAAGCCGGCAGTGGATCGTCACCGCCTACGCCCTGGCGTTCGGCAGTCTGCTGCTCCTCGGCGGCAGGCTCGCCGACCTCTTCGGCCGGAAGATCGCCTTCCTGGTCGGCATCGCGGGCTTCGCCGGCTCCTCGGCCCTGGCCGGCGCGGCGCCGAACTTCGAAGTGCTGGTGACCGGGCGTGTCATGCAGGGACTCTTCGGCGCCCTGCTCGCACCGGCCGCTCTCGCCGTCCTCAATGTCACCTTCACCACGGCAAAGGACAGGGCCCGCGCCTTCGGCGTCTTCGGGGCCATCGGCGGTGCGGGAGGCGCCTTCGGACTGCTGCTGGGCGGACTGCTCACCGAGCACCTGAACTGGCGCTGGACCCTCTACGTCAACCTGGTCTTCGCCGTCATCGCGTTCACCGGCGGACTCGCCCTGATGCGCAAGGGCGCCCCGGCCGTACGGCCCAAGCTCGACCTCCCCGGCACCGTCCTGGGCTCGGCCGGTCTCTTCGGCCTGGTCTACGGCTTCGCGAACGCCGAGACGTACGACTGGTCCTCGCCGATGACCTGGGCGCCCCTGGCCGCCGCCGTGCTACTGCTGGCCGCCTTCGCCTGGTGGCAGACCCGCGCCACGCATCCGCTGCTGCCCCTGCGGGTCCTGGCCGATCGCACCCGGGGCGCGTCCTTCCTGGTGATGGCCATCGCCAGCGCCGGACTCTTCGGGGTCTCCCTCTTCCTGACCTACTACCTACAGTCCTCGCGCGGCTTCAGCCCCGTCAGGACGGGCCTCGCGTTCCTGCCGATGATGGGCAGCCTGATGGTCGTCGCCCAGCTGTCCATCAGCGTGCTGCTGCCGAAGATCGGCCCCAAGATCCTCGTGCCCCTGGGTCTGCTGACGTCGGCCACCGGCCTGGCCCTGCTGACCGCGCTCGACCTGAACAGCGGCTACGCGACCGGTGTGCTGCCCGGACTGCTCCTGATCGGTTCCGGTATCGGCCTGTCGCTGCCGCCCGCGATGAGCCTCTCCATTCACGGGATCAGGGTCGAGGACGCGGGCGTCGGCTCCGCGGCGGTCAATACGATGCAGCAGGTCGGGGGTGCCATCGGCACCGCTCTGCTCAACACCCTCGCCGCGAGCGCCGCGACCGCCTACCTCGTCGGTAGGACACCCACCCGGGCCACCGTGGCGCAGGCCCGGCTGCACAGCTACTCGACCGCTTACTGGTGGTCGGCCGGCCTCTTCGTCGCCGGCGCCGTGATCGCGGCGCTCATGTTCCGCAAGGGCCGCCCTGAGAGCGGTGAGCCGAGCGCTCCGATCGTCCACATGTGA
- a CDS encoding cupin domain-containing protein — translation MPVIHPSDAVVHEIHGARFVSYAHPGTGSKELCAWRGEIPAGTKAPLHTVNHEEILHILEGELVITLDGRTERVGAGDTLIVNPGATFGVENPTDRTVITWVTTTIGLEAELADGTRIVAPWAN, via the coding sequence GTGCCCGTCATCCATCCGTCCGACGCCGTCGTCCACGAGATCCACGGCGCCCGCTTCGTCTCGTACGCCCATCCCGGCACCGGCAGCAAGGAGTTGTGCGCATGGCGGGGCGAGATCCCCGCCGGCACCAAGGCTCCCCTGCACACCGTCAACCACGAGGAGATCCTGCACATCCTCGAAGGCGAGCTGGTGATCACGCTCGACGGCCGTACCGAACGGGTCGGCGCGGGTGACACGTTGATCGTCAACCCGGGGGCGACCTTCGGCGTCGAGAACCCCACCGACCGGACCGTGATCACCTGGGTCACCACGACCATCGGCCTGGAGGCGGAGCTGGCGGACGGCACGCGCATTGTCGCGCCGTGGGCCAACTGA
- a CDS encoding MarR family winged helix-turn-helix transcriptional regulator, producing MENSEAIALTAALLAAAGDLTKRINDGVIARGFEVRPAHGFAFARLAPDGATATDLAAHLGITKQAASQLVDDIVRKGYAERRPHPGDARARLVVLTELGWACTRAAEEAALEAVQPWVELLGESEVRVLCDRLRRIAPYGPLRPAW from the coding sequence GTGGAGAACTCCGAGGCCATCGCCCTGACCGCCGCTCTGCTCGCCGCCGCGGGCGATCTGACGAAGCGCATCAATGACGGGGTCATCGCCCGCGGCTTCGAGGTGCGCCCGGCGCACGGCTTCGCCTTCGCGCGGCTCGCGCCGGACGGGGCGACGGCCACCGACCTCGCCGCCCATCTCGGAATCACCAAGCAGGCCGCGAGTCAGCTCGTCGACGACATCGTCCGCAAGGGGTACGCCGAACGGCGTCCGCACCCCGGTGACGCGCGCGCCCGGCTGGTCGTGCTCACCGAGCTGGGGTGGGCCTGCACGCGAGCCGCGGAGGAGGCGGCCCTGGAGGCCGTGCAGCCGTGGGTCGAACTGCTGGGGGAGAGTGAAGTGCGCGTGTTGTGTGACCGTTTGCGGCGTATTGCGCCCTACGGTCCCCTCAGGCCGGCCTGGTGA
- a CDS encoding esterase/lipase family protein translates to MLPWKRLLRPLTALLLTAAVAAVPATAAHAASAPSSGWNDYSCRPSAAHPDPVVLVHGTFANATDNWLALAPYLEVRGYCVFSLDYGQLPGVPLVYGLGPIDQSAAQLQVYVDKVLAATGAAKVDLVGHSQGGMMPRYYLKFLGGAAKVDTFVGIAPDNHGTTLDGLTKLLPYFPGAEDVIAAAAPGLADQVAGSAFLAKLNAGGDTVPGVHYTVIATKYDEVVTPYTSQFLSGSDVHNVLIQNLCSVDLSEHALLGLTDRIAFHEVANALDPAHATTTNCLSALS, encoded by the coding sequence ATGCTGCCCTGGAAACGACTGCTCAGACCCCTGACCGCGCTGCTCCTGACCGCCGCGGTCGCCGCCGTTCCCGCCACCGCCGCGCACGCGGCGAGCGCCCCCAGCAGTGGTTGGAACGACTACAGCTGTCGGCCCTCCGCCGCCCACCCCGACCCCGTCGTCCTCGTGCACGGCACCTTCGCCAACGCCACCGACAACTGGCTGGCCCTCGCGCCGTACCTGGAAGTCCGCGGCTACTGCGTCTTCTCCCTCGACTACGGCCAGCTCCCCGGCGTCCCCCTCGTATACGGCCTCGGCCCCATCGACCAGTCGGCGGCCCAACTCCAGGTCTACGTCGACAAGGTGCTCGCCGCGACCGGCGCCGCCAAGGTCGACCTGGTCGGACACTCGCAGGGCGGCATGATGCCCCGCTACTACCTCAAGTTCCTCGGTGGCGCCGCCAAGGTGGACACCTTCGTCGGCATCGCGCCCGACAACCACGGCACCACCCTGGACGGCCTCACCAAACTCCTGCCGTACTTCCCGGGCGCCGAGGACGTGATCGCCGCGGCCGCTCCCGGCCTCGCCGACCAGGTCGCCGGCTCGGCGTTCCTCGCCAAGCTGAACGCGGGCGGCGACACCGTCCCCGGCGTCCACTACACGGTCATCGCCACCAAGTACGACGAGGTCGTCACGCCCTACACGAGTCAGTTCCTGAGCGGGTCCGACGTGCACAACGTGCTGATCCAGAACCTGTGTTCAGTGGATCTGTCCGAGCACGCCCTGCTCGGGCTCACCGACCGGATCGCCTTCCACGAGGTCGCCAACGCCCTCGACCCCGCGCACGCCACCACCACCAACTGCCTGTCGGCGCTCAGTTGA